From Mycolicibacterium nivoides, a single genomic window includes:
- the hflX gene encoding GTPase HflX, whose amino-acid sequence MTHPEHPVTPSTGELALEDRASLRRVAGLSTELTDVTEVEYRQLRLERVVLVGVWTEGSAADADASLAELAALAETAGSEVLEGLIQRRDKPDPATYIGSGKAVELREVVLATGADTVICDGELSPAQLNSLEKVVKVKVIDRTALILDIFAQHATSREGKAQVSLAQMEYMLPRLRGWGESMSRQAGGRAGGAGGGVGTRGPGETKIETDRRRIRERMAKLRREIRDMKKIRDTQRSRRLSSDAASVAIVGYTNAGKSSLLNALTGAGVLVENALFATLEPTTRRGEFDDGRPFVLTDTVGFVRHLPTQLVEAFRSTLEEVVDADLLVHVVDGSDEHPLAQINAVRQVINDVVAEYDIAPPPELLVVNKIDAATGLGLAALRRALPDAVFVSAHTGDGLDRLRARMAEMIPPTDATVDVTIPYDRGDLVARVHAEGRVDATEHTTEGTRIKARVPMALAASLSEFATF is encoded by the coding sequence ATGACTCATCCAGAACATCCCGTCACTCCCAGCACCGGTGAGCTGGCCCTCGAAGATCGCGCCTCACTGCGCCGCGTCGCCGGGCTGTCCACCGAACTCACCGACGTCACCGAGGTCGAATACCGCCAGCTGAGGCTGGAGCGCGTGGTCCTGGTCGGTGTGTGGACCGAGGGCAGCGCGGCCGATGCCGATGCCAGCCTGGCCGAGTTGGCGGCGCTGGCCGAGACCGCGGGCTCGGAAGTGCTCGAGGGGCTCATCCAGCGCCGCGACAAGCCCGATCCGGCCACCTACATCGGCTCGGGCAAGGCTGTCGAACTGCGCGAGGTGGTGCTCGCGACCGGGGCCGACACCGTCATCTGCGACGGCGAGCTGTCACCCGCGCAGCTCAACTCGCTGGAGAAGGTGGTGAAGGTCAAGGTCATCGACCGCACCGCGCTGATCCTGGACATCTTCGCCCAGCACGCCACGAGCCGGGAGGGCAAGGCGCAGGTGTCGCTGGCCCAGATGGAGTACATGCTGCCCCGGCTGCGCGGCTGGGGTGAATCGATGTCACGACAGGCCGGCGGTCGCGCCGGCGGGGCCGGTGGCGGCGTGGGAACCCGCGGTCCCGGTGAGACCAAGATCGAAACCGATCGCCGCCGCATCCGTGAACGGATGGCCAAGCTGCGCCGCGAGATTCGCGACATGAAGAAGATCCGCGACACCCAGCGCAGCCGGCGGCTGTCCTCGGATGCCGCCTCGGTGGCCATCGTCGGCTACACCAACGCCGGCAAGTCCAGCCTGCTCAACGCTTTGACCGGGGCCGGTGTGCTGGTGGAGAACGCCCTGTTCGCAACGCTCGAACCCACCACGCGGCGTGGAGAATTCGACGACGGGCGGCCATTCGTGCTGACCGATACCGTCGGCTTTGTCCGGCACCTGCCCACCCAGCTGGTCGAGGCGTTCCGGTCCACCCTCGAAGAGGTGGTGGACGCGGACCTCCTGGTGCACGTGGTGGACGGCTCCGACGAGCATCCGCTGGCGCAGATCAACGCGGTCCGTCAGGTGATCAACGATGTGGTCGCCGAGTACGACATCGCCCCACCGCCGGAGTTGTTGGTGGTCAACAAGATCGACGCTGCCACCGGCCTGGGGCTGGCCGCGCTGCGGCGTGCCCTGCCCGACGCGGTGTTCGTCTCGGCGCACACCGGTGACGGGCTGGACCGGCTGCGGGCCCGGATGGCGGAGATGATCCCGCCCACCGACGCCACGGTGGACGTGACGATTCCCTACGACCGCGGGGACCTGGTTGCGCGGGTGCACGCCGAGGGCCGGGTGGACGCCACCGAGCACACCACCGAGGGCACCCGGATCAAGGCGCGAGTACCCATGGCACTCGCGGCGAGCCTGAGCGAGTTCGCCACCTTCTGA